The Biomphalaria glabrata chromosome 1, xgBioGlab47.1, whole genome shotgun sequence sequence GTTCAACTcagacgaattttttttttttttttttaataattgtttcaatcaaaacaaaatctttttacCCTTAAAAATTTTTAGAATTCAAAGCCAAAATATGAGTTGGGCATAGCCAAGGCTGAATTTGATGGCTGCCGTtggctttattatttttttgtgtgttattgATAAGGGTGGTTTTAAACCTCAAAACCCCCATTTAGGGTGTCTTTAAACTCAAGGCCCTCTGGAGGGGTGTGTGATAaatacaaccccccccccatttggctacgctcattgaATGTGTTGaaattgggggagggggtgatTTCAATTCACGAGGGGGGGTGAACCCCGAGGCTCCCCTCCCCTAGCAACGCAAATGGATTTGGGGTGTGATGctggagaatttaaaaaaaaaaggttctaacGAAATGTATTTGGTAATGCAGCGTTGTAAGGTGGACCGTTCCCTTGGAGGATGGGGTATTgtgggtccacccagctctaatgggtacctgacactggTTGGGGAAATGTATatacggttggtcgttgtgctggtctcatgacaccctccttaaccatggagaaagaaacagattaaCTTCATGTTCACACTACTATATGATGTCCGAGATTTTATTATGGTACttcactttaaaattaaaattttaacgtTCCATAACAGGTATTGGCTTCAaatgcacatacacacacatattatatatatatatatatatatatatatatatatatatatatatataattgcaaTATTGTTTTATGTTCTCCATTATATTCTGATCTTGATATTTGAAGCTGATAAATTATTGATCTTGGATtataccatcacaaaagagatacaagacaccgatagtaaagacaaacagacacaaacactcttttgttcccctagcAATCAgatcattaaataaatacaatctggtataaactttgtcacatgtaaattatgagtgagtctggtgtgaatgtacactttggtttcttatagttataattttttttgtttggtgtagtgcacaaattgtaagacaaattttcatacggataataaagattattattattattattattattataagttattcatttacatttttaatttactcttcctttcttttttttctttttttttatcgtaactaattaattcatttgtttGCTTGTCTGCCTTGCTAGCTTggagatttaaacaaaatggaGTTAGCTGCTCCCCTTGTACCAGagatattaaagaaaacaagtgAAAAGGAATCTACGATTTCCGCAACGATGAAAACGCCATGAATGTATTTTTGGTTCATTCGCCTTCTGGTCGAAAAGCTGCACCCCTCTGTTTTGAATGAAATGATCGAATTAGTTTGAAACTGAAGACCGTCAAATCCTAAATAGGTTTTAGTTGGACACAAAAACAAGAACTAAATACTCAATGTTATACAGTTACTATATGCTATATCTATTATTTTGTATGTAACGATATTTCTTGAGATTAATTTTTAAGGAAGAATAATTTACTGAACATAAACAaggtaaagtatttttttatccaCTACTATTCCGATATatgtttgaatattatttatatatagcaAGGAGAAATCGGTGTAAttgttgatattttaatattaaatacacTTTTTAATGTCACAAGTCAAATCAAAtcacttttccatttttttttcacctttagaaatacatttccgtttgttattacatttatttgatttttagaaTTAGAAGCTCATTACATTGgtatgaaattatttttgtggAATTTTGTTTATGCACCATTTTTAGTGCAGGCGCAaaggttgagtggtaaagcgcctgGTTTTCGAACCGGGAtttccgggtttgaatcctgacgaagattgggatttttactttcgggatcttcagctccaatgggtacctgatacctgacattagttgtggaaagtaaaggctgttgtttgttgtgctggccacatgacaccctagttaaccgtgggccatataaacagatgacctttagatcactaagtctgaaaggggaactttacttctttattatttttagtggACTTTGAAAGGAGTAATACGCTGTTTGTCttattttgtctgtctgtccttcctTCTGTCATGTTAAGTTATCAAAAAACTGGAAgtgtttttaaaattcagttttCACGATATTTATAGATAGCTAAATTTAGTTTAGACTTCTCTCCAGTACCGGATTAACTGTTTTGATCGTCAAAACTAATTTCAATGTTGGCCTTTCGTCTGCGTTCATTTGGCTAGTTGGAATCAGTTGTTACTTCCTCCTGAACACTCCAATCAAGATAGAGCCAAAACTCTTCAAATTTAAACAAGCTGGAGCTTCGGAGCACAAGCAGTTCACCTAttagtccaaaaaaaaacaacaaacaaacaacaacatattagCATAGGACAGTAATACATCAAGTCATTATGTCCTTTTTTTAGCACGAGAAAAGTATTTTGAAGAAACCAAAACTAGATAATGAGTATCCTTTAGTACATTCAATGAATATTTGCATTATATTCTTGTTAACTACAttccatatatatacatatatataattctctttatgGCTCAAAAGTTTAGACACCAggaagtaatggaaagatcactcttttatttctgcaagtcggactagagttaccaaACTTTACTTTAGCGGCGAAAACAAAAGGGGTGGGggaagaacaagtagtattcactcGTCACTTAATAGCagtgccggacttaaccattgtggagccctatttgaAACGGATTTCacgggccaagtttgggtagggatacggataataattgaaaattaagagtttgtattagaaaataaattcgtctttgcattattcattctttactacgtacataattactctacgagccttgcgtgtagcgaagtcatacagtatatcataaaaattatattttctacatagatcacgcacaatagcaagaattaccaaatgtttcaatctatctacgagaatgtggacctcaaataattcttcattagtttgaggcgcgagaagcttctttcatcaAAATTCCACAATTACTGTTATTgcaaaatgcagttttttttttaatcgcacgtaggattggagttttccatattgaatggcaCCCCAAAAGgacaattttgtttatatatttcaggagatttgtatgagttttcaaaatattttaataatttctggagatttccaggactttttcgtatattttgcaactttaagaaggagatttccaggagctcttggtaaatcaggagaggggcccactgcggtcgcataggttgcagtggcctaatgccggccctgcaaaatagtggcgtattctacgccgtgggtcgactactttattatattactgtatttttttcggaaaaaaaaaagaaaaaaaaaagggggggcaTTACAGTATGGTGCTCTGAGTGCCAGTTATGCTCGCTACGCCTCTGGTTCTAGctgataataatttatttttaaataaaataagcgAGATTGCACACCGCATTTCAAGGTAGATAATAATTTTATAGTTTCTAGTAACACTTACAAAGAAAGCTTTGTTCATTGACAAAATTATGTTCATACTATAAATATcaatgtataaatatttcttgtatTAACGTACGCATCGAAACACATCCACATCGGGACAGAAAGAAATTAATTGATTTGCATTTCAAAGTCTTAACTTGGAAACTGGTGTTTATTGATAATCCATAATTTATAGACACTTGAAAACGTTTTACTTTAATATTGagaaaccatttttaaaatcgTTTTCTTGTAGCGGTAATCACCAGCGTCTATCCAAGCAATCCAAAGGCTTTTGAAGATCATTTCAGATTTTGTATggaaaaaatgataaaaagtcGCGATGTAAATTTGGTCAACTCTTTGGCTTATCTCTTGCAAGAAGTGTCTAAGAAACAGGCAAAGGTATGTGTATCATGTTTATATGTGTTATGACAAGTCCctttttgtattcattttactaatacataatacatacgTATATAAACTTGTGGACTGATTTATTTGATGTGCAGCTGTTTACCAGTGAAGATATTCAGATGCTGTTTGAGAAGGCTCAGAGGAATACAAACTGGCAAGTGTGCGTTCTTCTGATTCTGCAAGAATTAGCAAAACGATGTCCAGAGAAAATGATTGACCATATAAGCTTTCTGTTAGACAGATCAGCTTGGCCAAGTCATGTTGCAGTATATTTCATTACTGACATAATGAAGACCTTGGCGTTATTTCAAAAAGTAAGATTTTTGTTAAAACACCAATGTAACGAAAATTAGCCAAAATAGTTATAAGGtacttggcttcagaaccgaggGATCCCGGGATCTTTatggcgcccctgagtctactcagctttaatgggtatctgacattagtttgagAAAAATAAAGGAGGTTTTtttcttgtgctggccacaaggcaccctcgttaaccgtgggccacaccagcagatgaccttaacatcaactgctctatagatcgcaatgtctgtaTTCATATTACCTGTCTGTCAGCCCCCTTCTTACTGCTAGGCATCTTTACTCTCACTGTTTTGTTTTGGCTTAAAGTGGAAAGCGGGGCCCCGTGGAAAGGAAACAGTTAATCCAGGTACTACTCTCCATTCTATTTTCCACTTATAAGTAATTTCATAGATTTTATTTGTACACATGCTTCAACTGTTGTAAATGGGCTTCAGCTGCTGCAGGTCTCCTCCACCTGTTACAAACCTGCGATCCACCTGCTAAATTTGAAATTTGTGAGAGGGGCTAGTGACATAGTATAAGAAGAGGTAAATGaaactattcattaaaatagGAGTGCAGTTTCTTTGCTATAATATTCCCCAATCCTTTCCTCCCTTTCTTTTTTGTTGAAATCGGCCCAGGAGTCAAGTTCTAAATGTGTCTGTTAGGAAATAAactcaaataaaaattttaaaaaatgtcacgtTGTTTATCACTCTctttcaaaaacacaaaaaacaacaacaccaaaacacaaaattttgtgaaataacaaaaaaattaaataattattttgaatgaAAACATCAATTTTTGTCAGTGTTatgattattatatataaaggaatatctataattattagatttttttctttcatttctgcTTTTATGTTATTAGGTCTAGAAAAaagattaaagtttttttttgtttttttttaccaagtaTAATTCTTAGTCATTGAAGTTTCAAAACGTATTATTTTTCTTAAGGACGTTGCATCTTCCATTGTCGGTGCAATATTTCTGTATTTGAAGTCAACTCAAGAGAAACAGGAGCAGCTACCATTGTTTTCTGCACTGGACGCCATATGTTTTAAGTATCCTGGTTTGTTGAACCGACAAGACGTGGAGGCTATAAGTCCAACAGATCCAGATGTTGTACGTCAGAAGCACACACTTCTGAATATAATTGATGGCAAGACGTAAGTATCAAGCCATGAGCTCTAAGTAAACAATGACCTCAACATACACCTTTCATAACACGTGTCATTAAGATGTTATTACTGAAGCTGAAACTAgtaaatgatatttaaaaaaaaatagatcttcTACTTTTATGTTGAAATAATGTAgtaaacttttaaataaataaatatttttttcattgaaaattaaaaaaaaaaaaaagcaaaataaaaaaatcttttaaaaaaaaaaattttttttatctaaggtGAAAAATCTCGACATACAACTACATCTCCCATACTAAAGAAGTTATTTCTTTTGctcaatatcaaataaaatatatattgccAATAAAAAcgaattaataatttattaccagtaataatttaatagttaaaaaaattgattcgtgtcttgtgcAAGTTTAAACATGATCTGAGAATAAgtattggagaaataacgtgtacaaacttttactggacagacagactgagttgatataaactttgtaaaaaaaatactttagaaaaaaatgcatatattacgtgtaattgtatcaattagtttgaatcagtcgtaattaaaattattaaaaatctagactaacaataataaatctgtgtaattagaaatattcttaccaatagtttttgtttagcccaATCACCATGCTTTTAGTTCTACGTATACCGACTTGAGCTGGACTATTTGTGTAAAAGCTACCTTTGTTAAGGTAGGACGGGCACATAGTCTCAGCTCTCCCCACCGAACTAATGCACTGCTAGTCAAGAGTTTCATAGCTGAtagaaaatctataaatagctacTTGCTGTATCCGGTGTAGAAACGAAAGTTGAATTCTGCGGCTCTATCTCTTAGTTTTCAAATCGAGATTGTAAAATTTCATTCGAAAAAATGGCGGCGGCTTAATTCTTATCATGACccatttcttccatcactgtTAGTAGGCTACCACccatttcttccatcactgtTAGTAGGCTACCACccatttcttccatcactgtTAGTAGGCTACCACccatttcttccatcactgtTAGTAGGCTACCACccatttcttccatcactgtTAGTAGGCTACCACCTTTAGACGTAGTCACCGTCGACACTGAGCTAGATCTCACTACATAACATGTGAACGACTTTGTAGTAAGCCTTTACTGCCGACTCATTTCCGTGTCCTCTCTTGGCAAGTATACTCGACCATTCTCTAATCTCTAGACCTAACTTAGAGATGTTAAATCTTCTCGTCCATTCTCTAATCTCTAGAACTAACTTAGAGATGTTAAATCTTCTCGTCCATTCTCTAATCTCTAGACCTAACTTAGAGATGTTAAATCTTCTCGTCCATTCTCTAATCTCTAGACCTAACTTAGAGATGTTAAATCTTCTCGTCCATTCTCTAATCTCTAGACCTAACTTAGAGATGTTAAATCTTCTCGTCCATTCTCTAATCTCTAGACCTAACTTAGAGATGTTAAATCTTCTCGTCCATTCTCTAATCTCTAGACCTAACTTAGAGATGTTAAATCTTCTCGTCCATTCTCTAATCTCTAGACCTAACTTATAGATGTTAAATCTTCGCTGCTCATACTACGAATGCCgtctatttgtttatatttttgattTCATAATTCTGTTTAACGTTTCGTTCTATAGAAACAGCCATAGACAGCTCTATACAAATCATACTTATTGGCTTATTTTCATGCTgcacaaaaagtaaagatctgtccacttttgCTGGTTgtttctatatttagtttctttttagttgtttttaaaataacgcacaaatattaaatggtaCGGCACAACACACTAAGCGTTGATACCAAAGAAGACAACCCAAAAGGATGCCTGAAAGATGCACATACAAGATGTCAAGGACACAGAAATCAAATtttccaagaattaaaaataaatgtcaaatcATCTCCTTGTTcacgttttttttccttacaaGAATACTGCAAACTCTTGATTCAGTTCGGTTAAGATAAGGACAGTTTGTTAGATTTGGTCGGTATCAACCAGTTTTAAAATTCGGGTTCGGTTCTGTTGTGAGGTTTGAGTGGGtttcgttcggttcgggttcggctcgttTCCCACCTCTAATTCTAGAACTTTCGTAtccaaaataaattatacagcatgttcatatatttttttgttcaatatttACTTCTTAATAGACCTAATGATCTGGCCGAAAAACTGAAAAAGCACGAAGAAGACTTAGACGAACTGGTTGGAAGAGTAGATGAAACTGAAGAGTTTGTCAATGAGGTCAAAGAGGAAGTCACTCAACAATCGGAACAACTCGGTCAAGTGAAACATGACGTCAAGGAACAAGGGAAGAAATTATCCACTGTTAAATTAGATGAGCCTAACATTAAAGTGGAAGGATTTGACCCAATGGTATGTAAtgtatttaaaacttgaaaatacaaaaagagtttgtgtGTCCATGTTTGGGGTCATAAGTGTCCTAAGTTATCTGTTTGATCAGCAAGGAATAACTATATTTTTAACACGAATACCAGAATCTATGAACTATAAAcaagcaaatataaaaatactttttaaaaatagttatcCGAGAAAAAGAATTTcgcatttatatttatttctcaataatgtagaatttaaatcttttttttctatatcaaacaacatatttaattaccaataattaattgactatttggttaattttttatgttgattcatgttttgttaggtacaataagtAATTAtgtaagtttcaacttgatccgagaatggttgtgggagatataacgtgttcaaattttttaccagacagacagacagagttgatataagcttggtaataGCCACAATCCTAATGCTTCCCACCAACCTACAAAAAAGACATATGTCGGGCAAAAGTGTTGGCGATGTCATTGTTTTGCGGCTGACGTGGTTCTTCAATGAGCTGAATGTTATGATGATATAGTTCAGTGCTAGCCTGGTTCATGATTGTTATGATGATATAGTTCAGTGCTACCTGGTTAATGATTGTTATGATAATATAGTTCAGTGCGACCTGTTTAATGATTGTTAAGAAGATATGGTTCATTAAAATTAATACATATGAGTAATGTGGCGGTTGATAGCAGATAGTTGGATTGAAtgatttaatgatttgattgacagcagaataaaggagtttttaaaataactaattGCATCTTGACTTAAGTTTTATTAGTATTAGCGTGGAGGAAAGAAATGATTCAAGAGTACTTCCGGGCTCGGACCCCAGTGAGAATGTAGAACGAATACACCTTGTTCAATACATCTATTAAAAACAGATCATGGCATTCTAGTGATGTGATCTTTTATCGCTCACATCATGATGACATTTTAACGCTTAACAGCGGTATGTTGTTAAGAAAGATGTATTGCTATTTTGTATGATCTACTATATCTTTGTGAATGCAATTTTATTACCTTACCCACTGGTATAAAAGATTCCAGAATCAAAGGTAGGCCAATAGAGATCATTAGGCCCAGTTTCTTTTAGGTAATACAAATTCATCAAATGTTGGTTTCTGTGAATCTCAATATCTtttacagtgtttcccaaactgtgttttcGGAACCATATTGTTCCGCGAGGCCcgactaggtgttccacgaggcccgactaggtgttccgcgaggcccgactaggtgttccacgagctaCTGGAATAATTTACTAGTAGGGCACCACATGAATAAATCTTTCTAAAacataaatactcagaatgtgcgaagtgttccgctaaatactcagaatgtgcgaagtgttccgctaaatactcagaatgtgcgaagtgttccgctaaatactcagattgtgcgaagtgttccgctaaatattcagaatgtgcgaagtgttcctctaaatactcagaatgtgcgaagtgttccgttaaggaaaagttTGGTAAACCCTCATCTCTTATATTACAGACACTTGTTCAAAGTCCATTCAGTACTAGAGATTTAACTCAGCTCTTGAATACAAATCAAAAGTTGCAAAGTAGCCAATTAGGTTACAACAATGAAGCTTTTAGAGGTCTGGCACACGCTGGTATGGCTTCATTAGATAGATGGTAAGTTACTTTGATTGAAATCAACTTGAATATTGTTCTAAAATTATTGTATTCTTTAATGTTTCagaatttaagaaaataaactaATAATACCATCATgttctatatatatacaaaaaagaCATTACGTATAGCTTGGTGGTAGCGCTTGAAATGCATACACTGTACACACCTGAttattaaaacaagcaaaaaaaaaatccttaaatcAAAATTAGCTAATCCCGCTTAAGACAATTATATTCTTTTAACGAGGGAattattagaaataaatatattttcccCTTTGTTTTGGTCGCCAGCACATTTTCTATACTCAAATAAATATACAATAGATACGACTTTTAAAATTGACATGTGCTTGAGTTGAGCCAAACATTCAATGTTTAGAGTTGAGCCGAACATTTGATGTGTTTACAAGTGATTCGTGTATTAAAATACAgaagttttaataataaattatcaaaAAAAGAAGTTTACTAAAAATTATTCTTGACATTGATTCATTATTTTATGAGTAcatctaagataagataagaaatatcgTTTTAATTATAATGTATTTAGTGGATtgttgaattctttttttttttgtatagcgcATTTTTCCTACTATAGCGAGCTTAGTGCGGTATGGTCGTATGTCTTGAACAGGGGTAGGAGGGTATGGTCGTGGACAGGGGTCGTGGACAGGGGTAGGAGGGTATGGTCGTAGACAGGGGTAGAAGGGTATGGTCATGGACAGGGGTaggagggtatctgggagaaggtttccgtgctgtcttAGGTCGAGAGTTGGGATTTGAACTCCAGTCCCCTTGATAGACTGTCAAGAGGTCTATGCCACCCAAACACACGGTGGCACGAATTTTGAGCGATGACATTTGGAAACCAGTTGTTGGCAGTTTCCTTGATGGAAACTAAGCCTGACCATGGTATTCATCACCTCATTAAGACTAATTTCTGTTTAAGGGACACTACTCGTCAAACAAGTGAAGCAGCTCTGAATGCTTCAACACTACACCTTGAAATGGACATGCCTGATGTAAATGCTATGATGGACTATGCCATGAGAAATGCAGGTAAGGTCATCACAATTAGTGAGTTAACTCTGCAAGATTTCTCTACTGCCTTAAAGTGCTTTCTGTATAACCTCAAACAAATATGCAAAGTTGTATCGTTTTAGATTATATGGAGTCAAAACGCCCTCCATAACAAAATGTTAGGCTAGACACACAAAACTCTATTGCATGTTGAACGAAATAAATGagttggccttttttttttgcgtatGTTGTAGACCTAATTCTGTGTCTTTTTGTGTCAATATGTATATGTAAATGTCTGTAAATGTTTATTAAGGGTATTTAATAACTGTTAAGACATTGACAATCTATATttaatatcttttattttttgtagcTACAGCGTATTCTAAGTGGTTGTCTCCATCTTGTGAAGAATTTACATTAAACAAAAGAGAAACACTATCGCATGGGTTTCAGACTGACCTATTTAAaaaggtaaacattttttttagaatatttgTCTAAAGACATTATTATATTTTGGAAGACAAAGTACTTTATAAAGTACatattaaagatattttttttctcttttcgaAGGATGAATCAGTTCCAAAGACTTCTTACGTTCAAGAATTCGATGACTTGTTAAATCAAATGCAACATATTCAAAACAAGATGTCAACATGTGACATTGTAACGCCAGAGTCCCATTCAAGACAAAGTTCATCAGATGTAACAAAGCCAGATAGAAAAGCAGCAACTAGTACAGCACACAATGAATAGGAACATCA is a genomic window containing:
- the LOC106060714 gene encoding uncharacterized protein LOC106060714 — encoded protein: MEKMIKSRDVNLVNSLAYLLQEVSKKQAKLFTSEDIQMLFEKAQRNTNWQVCVLLILQELAKRCPEKMIDHISFLLDRSAWPSHVAVYFITDIMKTLALFQKDVASSIVGAIFLYLKSTQEKQEQLPLFSALDAICFKYPGLLNRQDVEAISPTDPDVVRQKHTLLNIIDGKTPNDLAEKLKKHEEDLDELVGRVDETEEFVNEVKEEVTQQSEQLGQVKHDVKEQGKKLSTVKLDEPNIKVEGFDPMTLVQSPFSTRDLTQLLNTNQKLQSSQLGYNNEAFRGLAHAGMASLDRWDTTRQTSEAALNASTLHLEMDMPDVNAMMDYAMRNAATAYSKWLSPSCEEFTLNKRETLSHGFQTDLFKKDESVPKTSYVQEFDDLLNQMQHIQNKMSTCDIVTPESHSRQSSSDVTKPDRKAATSTAHNE